CCTCCCGAGAAACTTGTTGAGAAACTCATGAGGATTAAGGAAAAAGGAAGTGCAAAGATTAAGGGCTTCAAAGTTCCCGTGGAGTTCACGCTGATAGTAGAAAGCAAAAACACAGAAAAGTATGACCTACCCGTGAAGATAAAGCTGCCATATCTAAGCCAAGAGGAATTCAAGGAACTCCTGGAGGAAAAGACCGGGGTAAAAGTGTCGGATGAAGCTGTGGAAAAAATACCCAAAGAAAAAAGAACTTTCAGAACTCTCTTAACCATCTCAAAGCTCCTCAAAAGGCTTAAAGAGAAAAAGCCCAACAAACAGTCAGAAGAACTTTTAAAGGAAACTCTTGCATTATTTCTCGGTGAAGGGAATGAGGGTTATTGATGGAAGCTATGGAGAGGGCGGTGGACAGATATTAAGGACTGCGCTGGCTCTTTCAGTCATCACGGGGGAAGCTGTTAAGGTAATAAACATCCGTGCTAAGAGACCAAAACCCGGACTAAGGCCACAGCACCTATACGGCGTTTTAGCCCTCAAGGAGCTTTCAAATGGAGAAGTTAAGGGTGCTAAAGAAGGTTCAACCGAGCTGGAATTTTATCCCAAAGGTATCAAGACAAAACACATTAAGGTTCCCATAGAAACTGCCGGCAGCATAACCCTTGTTCTCCAAGCCCTTCTGCCAGCGATGGTCTTTGCAGATAGCGAGGTCACTTTTGAGGTAACCGGGGGAACTGACGTCCCCTGGAGCCCGCCGGTTGATTATCTCAAATACGTAACCCTCTACGCTCTCAAAAAGATGGGGATTAAAGCGGAAATTGAGATAAGGAGAAGGGGACACTATCCAAAGGGCGGAGGCTTGGTCGTTGGTAAAGTTCATCCCTGGGAAGAAAAGAAGCCGCTGGTTGCTACAGAGTTTAAAAGACTTCACAGCTTTGAAGGAATAAGCCACGCTGTAAGGTTGCCTTCCCACGTTGCCATAAGACAGTCAAAGGCTGCAAGAGAAGTCCTTGAGAGGGTTTATCCTTCCGTGCCGGTTGAAATAAGGGAGGAGTACTATGAACCCGTTAAAGACCCCCACCTGGGGCCGGGAAGTGGAATCGTCGTATGGGCAAATACAGAGGTTCTTCGCCTGGGAGGAGACGCCCTTGGAGAGAGAGGCAAGCCAGCAGAGGTCGTGGGAAGAGAAGCCGCAACTGAACTTTTAGAGCAATTAAAGACAGGATGTGGAGTGGACAAGTTCCTCGGAGATCAGCTCATACCGTTTTTAGCCTTTGCGGGAGGGGAAATATGGGTGAGTGAAATCACAAGGCACCTAATAACCAACGTCTGGGTCGTGGAGCAGTTTTTCGGAAAGGTCTTTGAGGTTAAAGGTGAAGTAGGAAAGCCCGGGAAAGTGAAAGTTGTGAGAAAGGTTGGGGTCTAACAAAGGTTTTAAATATTTTCCACTACAACCATCAAACGGTGGGAAAATGGAAATAGTAATTCCAGAAGATATAATCACGGCAAATTTTATATCAGCGGGAAATTTTCCTCCTTGGAAAAGCTGCCAAGCTTGCGGGAGTAACCAAGAGAGAGTTCCTTGAGGAACTGGCCAATAGGAAAGTCCCGGGCATTACACGGAAAGGGAACTTGAGGAGGACGTGGCCTTTGCCCGTGGTGAGTGATTCAACTCCTCTGATCCACCTTGCCAAAATTGGCAGACTTTAACTTCTCCGAGAGTTCTTTGGGGAAATAATTATCCCCGAAGCCGTTTATCGGGAGTGTGTCCTTGAAGGTGGCGAGAGCGAAGATGCAAGGGCAATTAAAAACGCCGGACTTATTTTGATCGACGACTACGATGGCCAGGAAGTGGCGAGGGCTCTGGGGCTTAGAGTTGTGGGAACTCTCGGCATTCTCCTCAGAGCGAAGTTTCGTGGGGAAATAGAGAGCCTTAAGGACGAGCTCGAAAAGCTGAAGACGTGAAACCCTCGTCTCATCGGGTTCTAAGTTTGCCTCTTCAAGGCTTTATTACTCTATAAAGTTTAAAAAAGTTTCGGTTCTTTAAAGGTTGTCCTTCAATTACCGCATCCCCTTAAAGGGCAGGTTTTCAAAAGAAAATAGGTAAACGTTCCACTTGAAGATGTCATAGATATTTCTACTGAAGTACTTCTTGAGTATGGGATCTCACAAGCCCGATTATTATTTCTCCAGAGGAATTCAGAAGGGGAAATGATTCGTTAAAAGGTATAAGAGTTTAACTGCCCTTATTCCTCTATCTCCACTCCATAAACCTTTTTTGGATTCTCAACGTGGATTTTGTAGGCTGTTTCCTCACTCATCAAGCCCTGCTGGAGAAATGCTTTCGTCCTTTTGGGCACGGTTTTGGGGCCTAAAACAGCCCCGGGTCTTCTTTTATCGTCTATGTAATCGGTCTCCATCAAGAACCTGCTTCCCTGCATTAGGGCTTCCATAAGGGCTTTTTTGCTTGCCAGAATTGAAGGAAAAACGCCAACCTCTTCCGCCACCCTAACTAAGGGGGGAGAGTAATGCTTGACAACTCTGTAGGGCTTTATACCCACTTCTTTGACGATCGCCCCGAGCTCTCTGAACTTTCCCTCATCAAAGCCCTCCGTGTGAAGCTGAACAGCACAGTCCGCCTCTCTGGCCAGTTCCATCCCATATTTCATGAGCTCTATGCTCGCTTCCCATATTTCCTTGCTGACCCCGTAGTGCGGCCTTCCTATCTCGCCTATGGCTATGGCCTTTCCTTCAAGGCAGAGCTTTTGGGCATATTCCAAAGCCTCCATAACCTCATTCTTGGCGTATTCAACGCCCTTCTTCTCAGCCAAGTACGCGAATTCCGCGGGATGTACCCCAACAACGGCAAAGGCCTTAACTGGGGTCTCTTTATTTATCCTCTCCACAAGGCTTATGTGAAAGTCCATGGCCTTCATGAAGTCCTCGGCTCTAATTCCATTAAATCCGTAATCGTGGGCACTCTTGTAAACCACGTTGAGATGCGTCCCTCCAGCTTTATGGAATTCTTCAACCGCCTCTAAGAACAGCCCTTTAAAGGGGTCAACATGAAAGTGATTGTCAAATATTATCATTCCCATCACCAAGAAAGCATAAGTGAAGGAGTTTAAAAGCCCTTAGGATTGATAAACCTCAAGTATCTCCCCGGCTTTGGTGCTGGGTTTCCCTTCCAAAACAAGGGCCACTTTATCATACTCAAGCGCAAAATCAACCTTTTGCTTCTCCTTCTGTATCTCCCTTATGAGTGCTGCTCCCTTTCCCTTCACTTTGTAGCCCGGGTAAATAATTCCCTCAACAACCTCTCCAGCCAGAACTTCCCTGCCAGAGATTTCAAAGACCTTCTCTACTTTAAACTTGGCCGCGGGTCTTTTTGAAAATACCCCCACCTCTTTCTTTTTGAAAATGTCAAAGAGCCCCATTTTCACCACTGGAGTACTCTCTCAAGAGAAACCTCAAACCCTTTGCCCAAAAGCTCTATAAATGGAGTCTTTTCGAAGATAATCTTTCCCCTCCCATATTTTCCTTTGATATGTACCACAGTCGTCGCTATTTCCTCCAGCTCTGGAATTGGGTTGAACTTGAGATTTGAAACAATGTTTTTGTCTATTATATAAAACGCTTTTCTGCTCTTGTTCCCTAAAAAGCCTTGAATGGAGCTTATTACCGTGTAGAACTCAATAGGTTCCTGCAAAAAGGCAAAAAGCCTCTCAAGGCCAAGGACTATGTTCATGTACTTTCCTTTGGAGAAGACTTCGTTTGCCATGGACTCATATCTGCTCAAATATATCACCGGCTCTGTTTCTAGGGGAATTCTCCCCACAACCCTTCCAACGTCCATCTTCCCCCCAGTTTTGATTACAAGGATGTCTGA
The Thermococcus sp. 2319x1 DNA segment above includes these coding regions:
- the rtcA gene encoding RNA 3'-terminal phosphate cyclase gives rise to the protein MRVIDGSYGEGGGQILRTALALSVITGEAVKVINIRAKRPKPGLRPQHLYGVLALKELSNGEVKGAKEGSTELEFYPKGIKTKHIKVPIETAGSITLVLQALLPAMVFADSEVTFEVTGGTDVPWSPPVDYLKYVTLYALKKMGIKAEIEIRRRGHYPKGGGLVVGKVHPWEEKKPLVATEFKRLHSFEGISHAVRLPSHVAIRQSKAAREVLERVYPSVPVEIREEYYEPVKDPHLGPGSGIVVWANTEVLRLGGDALGERGKPAEVVGREAATELLEQLKTGCGVDKFLGDQLIPFLAFAGGEIWVSEITRHLITNVWVVEQFFGKVFEVKGEVGKPGKVKVVRKVGV
- a CDS encoding UPF0175 family protein, with product MFLLGKAAKLAGVTKREFLEELANRKVPGITRKGNLRRTWPLPVVSDSTPLIHLAKIGRL
- a CDS encoding DUF3368 domain-containing protein; its protein translation is MIDDYDGQEVARALGLRVVGTLGILLRAKFRGEIESLKDELEKLKT
- a CDS encoding TatD family hydrolase — its product is MIIFDNHFHVDPFKGLFLEAVEEFHKAGGTHLNVVYKSAHDYGFNGIRAEDFMKAMDFHISLVERINKETPVKAFAVVGVHPAEFAYLAEKKGVEYAKNEVMEALEYAQKLCLEGKAIAIGEIGRPHYGVSKEIWEASIELMKYGMELAREADCAVQLHTEGFDEGKFRELGAIVKEVGIKPYRVVKHYSPPLVRVAEEVGVFPSILASKKALMEALMQGSRFLMETDYIDDKRRPGAVLGPKTVPKRTKAFLQQGLMSEETAYKIHVENPKKVYGVEIEE
- the pbp11 gene encoding tRNA-binding protein Pbp11, whose amino-acid sequence is MGLFDIFKKKEVGVFSKRPAAKFKVEKVFEISGREVLAGEVVEGIIYPGYKVKGKGAALIREIQKEKQKVDFALEYDKVALVLEGKPSTKAGEILEVYQS
- a CDS encoding DUF257 family protein; the protein is MEMTKEMLFEIIDKTPFGDLVLIEDETSYGSAIATYVFVRYAREKGLKIMIDDNLDTLFLIKKQLEFLGVQEDFSDILVIKTGGKMDVGRVVGRIPLETEPVIYLSRYESMANEVFSKGKYMNIVLGLERLFAFLQEPIEFYTVISSIQGFLGNKSRKAFYIIDKNIVSNLKFNPIPELEEIATTVVHIKGKYGRGKIIFEKTPFIELLGKGFEVSLERVLQW